In Triticum aestivum cultivar Chinese Spring chromosome 5B, IWGSC CS RefSeq v2.1, whole genome shotgun sequence, the following proteins share a genomic window:
- the LOC123117746 gene encoding 4-hydroxyphenylacetaldehyde oxime monooxygenase-like produces MLAQLPLQWQLLLLLAGLLLPVVSYLLLITRGDVEGGRLRLPPGPARVPVLGNLHQLGPLPHRSLRDLARRHGPVMLLRLGTVPTLVVSSAAAARDVMKAHDADCCSRFASPGPARLSYGGKSIASSPYGPYWQDMRRLFVAELFGPRGVRAVWDARRQQVDRLMATLGAAVAAATAAPVAMDQHVFRVADGIIGTVAYGRIYAAEAFARKYEQFQHVLEEAMAMSASFSAEDFFPNAAGRLVDRLSGIIARRERIFRDLDAFFEAVLEQHLDPAHPKPESGDGDLVDAFISACEEHGFTRDHVKAMLLDAFLGGVDGSSITIVWAMSELIHNPTGPDKAQDEIRAAVAASDVSPPGLPVQPDDLPKLTYLKMVLKETMRLHPPATLLLPRETLRQVEIGGYDVPARTRVLVNVWAIGRDPASWGQDADEFKPERFETDGRHGKVDLRGAHFELVPFGSGRRVCPGLAMGVTTVEFTLANMLCGFDWTLPEGTAAEEMSMEEAGKLTFHRKTPLVLLPTPYHCN; encoded by the exons ATGCTCGCCCAGCTGCCCCTGCAATGGCAGCTCCTCCTCCttctcgccggcctcctcctccccgtggTCTCCTACCTGCTGCTCATAACGAGGGGCGACGTTGAGGGAGGACGGCTGAGGCTGCCGCCCGGCCCTGCGCGGGTGCCGGTGCTCGGCAACCTGCACCAGCTGGGCCCGCTGCCGCACCGCAGCCTGCGCGACCTAGCCCGGCGGCACGGCCCCGTCATGCTGCTCCGCCTCGGCACGGTGCCGACGCTGGTGGTCTCGTCTGCCGCTGCGGCGCGAGACGTGATGAAGGCCCACGACGCCGACTGCTGCAGCCGGTTCGCGTCCCCGGGCCCCGCGCGGCTCTCCTACGGCGGCAAGAGCATCGCCTCCTCGCCCTACGGCCCCTACTGGCAGGACATGCGCAGGCTCTTCGTCGCCGAGCTCTTCGGCCCGCGGGGCGTCCGCGCCGTATGGGACGCGCGTCGGCAGCAGGTTGACAGGCTCATGGCCACCCTCGGCGCGGCCgtggcggcagcgacggcggctccggtggcgatGGACCAGCACGTCTTCCGCGTCGCCGACGGCATCATCGGCACCGTGGCGTACGGGCGCATCTACGCCGCGGAGGCGTTCGCGCGCAAGTACGAGCAGTTCCAGCACGTGCTCGAGGAGGCCATGGCCATGTCGGCCAGCTTCTCGGCCGAAGACTTCTTTCCCAACGCCGCCGGCCGCCTCGTCGACCGGCTCTCCGGCATTATCGCGCGGCGAGAGAGAATCTTTAGGGACCTCGACGCCTTCTTCGAGGCGGTGCTGGAGCAGCACCTGGACCCCGCGCACCCCAAGCCAGAGAGCGGCGACGGCGACCTGGTAGACGCCTTCATCAGCGCCTGTGAGGAGCACGGCTTCACGAGGGACCACGTGAAGGCCATGCTCCTGGACGCGTTCCTCGGCGGCGTCGACGGCAGCTCTATCACCATCGTGTGGGCGATGTCGGAGCTGATCCATAACCCGACGGGGCCGGAT AAGGCACAAGATGAGATCAGGGCCGCGGTGGCCGCCAGCGATGTCTCGCCGCCGGGGTTGCCAGTCCAGCCAGACGACCTGCCCAAGCTAACCTACCTGAAGATGGTCCTCAAAGAGACCATGCGGCTGCACCCGCCGGCGACTCTGCTGCTGCCACGGGAGACGCTGCGGCAGGTGGAGATCGGCGGCTACGACGTGCCGGCGAGGACGCGCGTGCTGGTGAACGTGTGGGCCATCGGAAGGGACCCGGCAAGCTGGGGGCAAGACGCGGACGAGTTCAAGCCGGAGAGGTTCGAGACGGACGGGAGGCACGGCAAGGTGGACTTGCGCGGCGCGCACTTCGAACTGGTGCCGTTCGGCTCGGGCCGGCGGGTCTGCCCCGGGCTGGCCATGGGGGTGACGACCGTGGAGTTCACGCTGGCCAACATGCTGTGCGGCTTCGACTGGACGCTGCCGGAGGGGACGGCGGCGGAGGAAATGAGCATGGAGGAGGCCGGCAAGCTAACCTTCCACCGCAAGACGCCGCTGGTGCTCCTGCCCACGCCGTACCACTGTAATTAG